One genomic region from Spirulina subsalsa PCC 9445 encodes:
- a CDS encoding zinc ribbon domain-containing protein → MFTKLTRWFSRFFNKSSTINNEPINKVSLIIVIAIDLFILGNVFWGLSDIGQWHLSAGEQYPCYYAWDAYRTETPENKDFETIRSSIQVDEYGLSNPYPNELKRLGSVSEVCLNYRKIQDRINTPANQQVIRVITEKQTNINDLEYKNQRIRSQYDSTLLEQIAGQPRDLSINTVEAAQAKQNLEENNRQIASIKGEISTIQEELLAQPASVEFLALLNDDTTFNQLQKDYKHAAYWYPSLQFALQAAFLLPLIVLALWVHNFAQRKNYGLVALMSWHLLIIFCIPLILKIFEVLQFGIIFDVLVRVLTRLLGGLLFLISYVYILIVPLVGFGIIKFFQKVVFNRKLQVTNRVQKGKCMNCGKKLRGDESHCPHCGYYQYVECPNCLHLTYKYLSYCKVCGHPQTDYHE, encoded by the coding sequence ATGTTTACAAAATTAACCCGTTGGTTCAGTCGATTTTTTAACAAATCTAGCACCATCAATAACGAACCAATTAATAAAGTCAGTTTAATTATCGTTATTGCCATTGATTTGTTTATTTTAGGCAATGTCTTCTGGGGACTAAGTGATATTGGACAATGGCACTTGAGCGCCGGGGAACAATATCCCTGTTATTATGCTTGGGATGCCTACCGCACAGAAACCCCTGAGAATAAAGATTTCGAGACGATTCGCTCCTCAATTCAGGTTGATGAGTATGGTTTATCAAATCCCTATCCTAACGAATTAAAACGATTAGGTTCTGTCTCGGAAGTTTGTTTGAATTATCGTAAAATTCAAGACAGAATTAATACCCCAGCTAATCAACAAGTGATTCGGGTCATCACGGAAAAACAGACGAATATTAATGACCTAGAATACAAAAATCAACGGATTCGCAGTCAATATGATTCTACCCTGTTAGAACAAATTGCTGGGCAACCTCGGGATCTTTCCATTAATACCGTTGAAGCGGCACAAGCCAAACAAAATCTAGAGGAAAACAACCGCCAAATTGCCAGTATTAAGGGAGAGATTTCTACAATACAAGAAGAGTTACTCGCACAACCTGCAAGTGTTGAATTCCTCGCTCTTTTAAATGACGACACGACCTTTAATCAGTTACAAAAAGACTATAAGCACGCGGCTTATTGGTATCCTAGCCTTCAATTTGCGTTACAAGCAGCCTTTTTGTTACCTCTGATTGTTCTCGCCCTGTGGGTGCATAATTTCGCCCAACGGAAAAATTACGGTCTGGTGGCATTGATGAGTTGGCATTTGCTGATCATCTTCTGTATTCCTCTCATTCTTAAAATCTTCGAGGTTCTCCAATTTGGGATCATTTTTGATGTTTTAGTACGAGTTTTGACCCGATTGTTAGGGGGGTTACTGTTCCTGATCAGTTATGTCTATATTTTGATTGTGCCGTTAGTCGGTTTTGGCATTATCAAATTTTTCCAAAAGGTGGTATTTAACCGTAAATTGCAAGTAACCAACCGAGTACAAAAGGGCAAATGTATGAATTGCGGGAAGAAACTACGCGGGGATGAGTCCCACTGTCCCCATTGTGGTTATTATCAATATGTGGAATGCCCCAATTGTTTACATTTAACTTACAAATATTTATCTTATTGTAAGGTTTGTGGTCATCCCCAAACGGACTATCATGAATAA
- the rsmH gene encoding 16S rRNA (cytosine(1402)-N(4))-methyltransferase RsmH, with protein MSSSSPSFVHIPVLSQELITGLDVKAGGYYLDATVGGGGHTALILASAPDVRVMALDRDGEAIAHCQTHLPNTVQFWQGNFAEYRPLNTPFDGIIADLGVSSPQFDHPQRGFSFQQSAPLDMRMDCRQSLTAADIINHWAESELANIFYHYGEERLSRRIARRIVEKRPLQTTTELADLIASVVPPKYRYGRIHPATRVFQALRIAVNGELEALEQFLTQAPTWLKTGGRIGIISFHSLEDRLIKHSFRNNEQLKVLTKKPIMAQAEEQAQNRRSRSAKLRFAERI; from the coding sequence ATGTCTAGTTCCTCTCCCTCGTTTGTCCATATTCCTGTGTTGAGTCAAGAGTTAATCACTGGCTTAGACGTTAAGGCGGGGGGATATTATCTAGATGCTACTGTGGGGGGGGGAGGTCATACGGCTTTAATTTTAGCGAGTGCGCCTGATGTGCGGGTGATGGCCCTGGATCGGGATGGGGAGGCGATCGCACATTGTCAAACCCACCTCCCTAACACGGTTCAATTCTGGCAGGGCAACTTTGCGGAATATCGCCCCCTCAACACCCCATTTGATGGGATTATCGCTGATTTAGGCGTAAGTTCCCCCCAATTTGACCACCCCCAACGAGGATTTAGTTTCCAACAGAGCGCCCCCCTCGATATGCGCATGGATTGCCGTCAATCCCTCACGGCTGCCGATATTATTAATCATTGGGCTGAATCTGAACTGGCGAACATCTTCTATCACTACGGAGAGGAACGTTTATCCCGTCGCATTGCTCGGCGCATTGTGGAAAAACGCCCCCTACAAACCACGACTGAATTAGCAGATCTCATCGCCAGCGTGGTTCCCCCCAAATATCGTTATGGGCGCATCCACCCCGCCACTCGCGTTTTTCAAGCCCTCCGCATTGCCGTTAACGGCGAATTAGAAGCCCTAGAACAGTTTTTGACTCAAGCCCCCACTTGGCTCAAAACAGGGGGCAGAATCGGCATAATTAGCTTCCACAGTCTCGAAGATCGTTTAATTAAGCACAGTTTCCGCAACAATGAACAGTTAAAGGTTCTCACCAAAAAGCCCATCATGGCACAAGCGGAAGAACAGGCGCAAAATCGCCGTTCTCGTTCTGCTAAATTGCGTTTTGCTGAACGGATTTGA
- a CDS encoding chlorophyll a/b-binding protein produces the protein MENQERNSFKFGFTEGAENWNGRLAMIGFAAALIIELVSGKGLLHFWGLM, from the coding sequence ATGGAAAATCAAGAACGCAACTCCTTTAAATTCGGCTTTACCGAAGGTGCAGAGAACTGGAACGGTCGTTTAGCCATGATTGGCTTTGCTGCCGCCCTAATCATTGAATTGGTCAGTGGGAAAGGTCTGCTGCACTTCTGGGGCTTAATGTAA
- the gatB gene encoding Asp-tRNA(Asn)/Glu-tRNA(Gln) amidotransferase subunit GatB translates to MATAAPKKKATSTQYEAVIGLETHCQLNTETKIFSPVSTAFGTPPNTNISAICLGYPGVLPVLNEKVLEYAVKAGIALNCQIAPYSKFDRKQYFYPDLPKNYQISQYDLPIAEHGWLEIEVVEKPGDEPIRKKIGITRLHMEEDAGKLVHAGSDRLAGSTHSLVDFNRAGVPLLEIVSEPDIRTGAEAAEYGQELRRIMRYLGISDGNMQEGSLRCDVNISIRPIGQKEFGTKVEIKNMNSFSAIQKAIDYEIERQIKCLETGEKIVQETRLWEEGSQKTVSMRSKEGSSDYRYFPEPDLPPIEVSVEQMNQWKGELPELPAQKRHRYEEELELSAYDARVLTDDREIAEYFESAIAQNANPKQVANWLMGDIAAYLNSEKLSIGEIALKPSILAELVNLIDQGTISGKIAKEILPELLTTPIDSLQKFVESKGMIQISDTGELEKIIDKILSENADKVEQFRNGKTKLQGFFVGQIMKETSGRADPKLTNQLLGKKLKG, encoded by the coding sequence ATGGCAACCGCAGCACCGAAAAAAAAAGCCACTTCTACCCAATACGAGGCCGTGATTGGCTTAGAAACCCACTGTCAACTGAACACCGAGACGAAAATTTTCAGTCCCGTTTCTACAGCCTTCGGTACTCCCCCTAATACCAACATTTCCGCCATTTGTTTAGGCTACCCCGGCGTTTTGCCTGTTTTAAACGAGAAAGTGCTGGAATATGCCGTTAAAGCCGGAATCGCCTTAAACTGCCAAATTGCCCCCTATAGTAAATTTGACCGCAAACAGTATTTTTATCCCGATTTGCCCAAAAATTACCAAATTTCCCAGTATGATCTACCCATTGCTGAACATGGCTGGCTAGAAATTGAAGTAGTCGAAAAACCGGGGGATGAACCAATACGGAAGAAAATCGGCATCACTCGATTACACATGGAAGAAGACGCGGGGAAATTAGTTCATGCGGGAAGCGATCGCCTTGCCGGATCCACCCACTCCCTAGTAGACTTTAACCGTGCTGGGGTTCCCCTCTTAGAAATTGTCTCAGAACCCGACATCCGCACCGGGGCGGAAGCCGCCGAGTATGGCCAAGAATTACGCCGCATCATGCGTTATTTAGGCATCAGTGACGGCAATATGCAGGAGGGTTCCTTACGTTGTGATGTGAACATTTCTATTCGTCCTATAGGTCAAAAAGAGTTCGGCACGAAGGTAGAAATTAAAAATATGAACTCTTTTAGTGCCATTCAAAAAGCCATTGACTACGAAATTGAACGGCAAATTAAATGTTTAGAAACCGGGGAAAAAATTGTCCAAGAAACTCGTCTCTGGGAGGAGGGGAGTCAAAAAACGGTTAGTATGCGCAGTAAGGAAGGTTCTAGCGATTATCGCTACTTCCCGGAACCGGACTTACCCCCCATTGAAGTGTCTGTTGAACAGATGAATCAATGGAAGGGAGAGTTACCCGAATTACCCGCCCAAAAACGCCATCGTTATGAGGAGGAGTTAGAACTTTCGGCCTATGATGCACGAGTTTTGACGGACGATCGGGAGATTGCGGAGTATTTTGAGAGTGCAATTGCCCAAAATGCTAACCCCAAACAAGTAGCAAACTGGTTAATGGGGGACATTGCCGCCTACCTGAACAGTGAGAAGTTATCCATTGGGGAAATTGCCTTAAAGCCGTCTATTTTAGCGGAATTGGTGAACTTAATTGATCAGGGAACGATTAGCGGCAAAATTGCTAAAGAAATCTTGCCGGAATTACTCACCACCCCGATTGATTCTCTCCAGAAGTTTGTGGAAAGTAAGGGCATGATCCAAATTTCCGACACGGGGGAACTGGAGAAAATTATTGATAAAATCTTGTCAGAAAATGCCGACAAGGTGGAACAATTCCGCAACGGAAAAACCAAGTTACAGGGCTTTTTTGTGGGGCAAATAATGAAGGAAACCAGCGGCAGGGCTGACCCAAAATTAACTAATCAATTGTTAGGTAAAAAATTGAAAGGTTAA
- a CDS encoding response regulator — MKIMVVDDEEDIKILFRQKFRKEIKKGEVEFEFVHSAQDAIEYLKREGADPVLILSDINMPGMTGIELLKVIKGNFPDLKVFMVTAYGDEKNYQLAQQYGADDYLNKPIDFAALKEKIISLSS, encoded by the coding sequence CTGAAAATTATGGTAGTTGATGACGAAGAAGATATTAAAATTCTTTTTCGACAGAAATTCCGTAAAGAAATCAAAAAAGGAGAGGTAGAATTTGAATTTGTCCACTCTGCCCAGGATGCCATAGAATACTTAAAACGAGAAGGGGCTGATCCGGTTTTAATTCTGTCAGATATTAATATGCCCGGGATGACAGGGATTGAACTACTGAAAGTCATTAAAGGCAACTTTCCTGATTTAAAAGTATTTATGGTAACAGCTTACGGAGACGAGAAAAACTATCAACTTGCCCAACAATATGGGGCTGATGATTACCTCAATAAACCCATTGATTTCGCAGCCCTAAAAGAGAAAATTATTAGTCTATCCTCTTAA
- a CDS encoding cytochrome c biogenesis protein CcdA — MLDTLHTQLYNLSQFADQLVLQQLSHLTWLSLGVILLAGLLTSLTPCMLSMLPITMGYIGGYEAEGRGKAIAQSIWFALGLATTLAGLGILAASLGRVYGQIGVGLPILVSCVAILMGLNLLELVPLRFPNWGGTDWISPELPHGFRSYLLGLTFGLVASPCSTPVLASLLFWVSQSQDLVLGASLLLAYAVGYVAPLVLAGSFTASLKKLLELRRWSGWINPVSGALLIGFGVFSLLSRLPLGLA; from the coding sequence ATGCTAGATACTCTGCACACCCAACTCTATAACTTGTCCCAATTTGCGGATCAATTAGTCTTGCAACAACTGAGTCATCTGACTTGGTTGAGTTTGGGGGTGATTTTGCTGGCGGGATTGCTCACCAGTTTGACCCCCTGTATGTTGTCTATGTTGCCCATTACGATGGGGTATATTGGCGGGTATGAAGCAGAAGGACGGGGAAAGGCGATCGCACAATCGATCTGGTTTGCCCTTGGACTGGCCACAACCCTAGCCGGACTGGGCATTCTCGCCGCCTCCCTCGGTCGGGTTTATGGTCAAATTGGCGTAGGTTTACCCATCCTTGTGAGTTGCGTTGCCATTCTCATGGGCTTAAACCTCCTCGAATTAGTCCCCCTTCGGTTCCCCAACTGGGGCGGCACCGATTGGATTTCCCCAGAATTACCCCACGGATTCCGTTCCTACCTCTTGGGGTTAACTTTTGGTTTAGTGGCTTCCCCTTGTAGCACCCCCGTCCTCGCCAGTTTACTGTTTTGGGTCAGTCAGTCTCAAGATTTAGTCCTGGGGGCGAGTCTCCTATTAGCCTATGCAGTGGGTTATGTTGCCCCCTTAGTGTTAGCGGGTAGCTTCACCGCTTCCTTAAAAAAACTCCTAGAACTCCGTCGCTGGTCGGGTTGGATTAATCCCGTCAGTGGTGCATTATTAATAGGGTTTGGGGTCTTTTCCCTGCTCTCTCGTCTGCCCTTGGGTTTAGCGTAA
- a CDS encoding cytochrome c biogenesis protein, which yields MTSSTLPSPVKKAWRSSLKAIADLRLAIILLLLIALFSISGTVIEQGQSLSYYQSNYPEDPALFGFLTWKVLLLLGLDHVYRTPWFLSLLVFFGSSLTACTFTRQLPTLKAARTWKFRTQAAQFEKLALSAELDRGSLNSLIPLLEQYNYKVFHQGDALYARKGIIGRIGPIVVHAGILIVLAGGIWGAMTGFFAQEIVPSGETFRVQNIIDAGPWAGGQIPQDWGVKVNRFWIDYTPDGNIDQFYSDLSVVDEQGAELKHQTIAVNTPLRYDGVTFYQTDWGISGVKVQLNNSPVFRLPMAPLPALQGRFWGTWVPTKPDLSEGVSLLARDLQGILLTYDRQGQLMGAVRTGQGIELPNGITLKVVELIGSTGLQIKADPGVPIVYAGFGLLMVGVVMSYWSHSQVWALQKGDRFYLGAKTNRAQVAFEREVLQILEKVSEPLQGA from the coding sequence ATGACTTCTTCCACACTCCCCTCTCCGGTTAAAAAAGCTTGGCGTAGTAGTTTAAAGGCGATCGCAGATTTACGTCTGGCCATTATCCTCCTCCTACTCATCGCCCTGTTCAGCATTAGCGGCACCGTCATTGAACAGGGTCAAAGCCTATCCTACTATCAAAGCAACTACCCCGAAGATCCCGCCCTCTTTGGCTTCCTCACCTGGAAAGTCCTCCTCCTCCTAGGACTTGACCACGTTTACCGTACCCCTTGGTTCCTCTCCCTCCTCGTCTTCTTTGGCAGCAGTTTGACCGCTTGCACCTTCACCCGTCAACTTCCCACCCTCAAAGCGGCCAGAACGTGGAAATTTCGCACCCAAGCGGCACAATTTGAAAAACTCGCTCTTAGTGCCGAACTGGACAGAGGCTCCCTCAACTCCCTAATTCCCCTCCTCGAACAATACAACTACAAAGTTTTTCACCAAGGAGACGCACTCTATGCCCGCAAAGGCATCATCGGACGCATCGGCCCCATCGTCGTCCATGCCGGAATCCTCATCGTCCTTGCGGGGGGTATTTGGGGGGCCATGACAGGGTTTTTTGCCCAAGAAATCGTTCCCAGTGGGGAAACCTTCCGCGTCCAGAACATTATTGATGCAGGCCCCTGGGCAGGGGGGCAAATCCCCCAAGATTGGGGCGTAAAGGTGAATCGTTTTTGGATTGACTACACCCCAGACGGCAACATTGACCAGTTTTATTCTGATCTCTCCGTAGTGGATGAACAGGGGGCAGAACTGAAACATCAAACCATTGCCGTGAACACCCCCCTCCGTTATGACGGTGTAACCTTTTATCAAACCGATTGGGGCATTTCTGGGGTGAAAGTGCAATTAAATAATAGTCCCGTGTTTCGCTTGCCGATGGCTCCCCTGCCCGCGTTACAAGGGCGCTTTTGGGGAACATGGGTTCCCACGAAACCGGATTTAAGTGAAGGGGTTTCCTTGTTAGCGCGAGATTTACAAGGAATCCTCTTAACCTATGATCGTCAGGGGCAACTGATGGGGGCTGTGCGGACAGGACAGGGGATTGAGTTACCCAATGGGATTACTTTAAAGGTGGTAGAGTTAATTGGCTCTACGGGGTTACAAATTAAAGCAGATCCCGGCGTTCCCATTGTTTATGCTGGATTTGGCTTATTAATGGTGGGTGTGGTGATGAGTTATTGGTCCCATTCTCAGGTTTGGGCGTTGCAAAAAGGCGATCGCTTTTATTTAGGAGCCAAAACCAACCGCGCTCAAGTTGCCTTTGAGCGGGAAGTGTTACAAATTCTAGAAAAAGTTTCTGAACCTTTGCAGGGTGCATGA
- a CDS encoding sensor histidine kinase, which produces MESVHPAELLITGHPHPLEEATPLMFHLSSDTALHQTTEVSLSPLDCKQQKMPNPLTIASPVSLLDHLLIQLAQATTLDRLISSEVMLPLMAYSDVKSVFLLLSEAKGWRVGAIAHFSTSGKPVLQIPSHSEESPSVLNSPIVQNLLWDPKVSILENLEDHPDYGRDPYIPHQGINALCRFPLQQGDEQLGWLLFTHDQPSGHFTGDRLTQLHLISYHFAIALQRTHLTRTLQKTQTELKLMQERVIAQEKLASLGALTAGIAHEVKNPLNFVNNFAELSVDLTQELLEELETFQDKIDSETWDYLEEILSDLQQNVQKINHHGKRADSIVKGMLQQSGGKPGERKLTDINALLQEYVNLAYHGMRANDSTFNITLNEQYDPEAQPIFVVPHNLSRVFLNLLNNACYAAHEQKKRLGEDFSPILWVKTQAFDQALEIRIRDNGIGIPPEIRQQVFQPFFTTKPVGIGTGLGLAISYDIIVEEHKGRIEINSEINEYTEFVITLPTH; this is translated from the coding sequence ATGGAGTCAGTTCATCCCGCCGAATTGTTAATCACTGGACATCCCCATCCCCTTGAGGAGGCAACCCCCCTAATGTTTCATCTTTCTTCCGACACAGCCTTACACCAAACTACTGAAGTTTCCCTATCCCCTCTCGACTGCAAACAGCAGAAAATGCCTAATCCCCTGACCATTGCCTCACCGGTTTCTCTCCTTGATCATCTCCTCATCCAACTAGCCCAAGCCACCACCCTAGATCGGTTAATCTCCTCAGAGGTCATGCTGCCGTTAATGGCCTATAGCGACGTGAAATCCGTGTTTTTATTATTATCAGAAGCCAAAGGTTGGCGGGTGGGGGCGATCGCCCACTTCTCCACATCGGGTAAACCTGTTTTACAAATCCCCTCTCACTCCGAAGAATCCCCCTCGGTTCTCAACTCCCCCATCGTGCAGAACTTGCTCTGGGATCCGAAAGTGAGCATTTTAGAAAACCTGGAAGATCATCCCGATTATGGCCGAGATCCCTACATTCCTCATCAGGGAATTAACGCCCTCTGTCGTTTCCCCTTGCAACAAGGAGACGAACAACTTGGATGGTTACTCTTTACCCATGATCAGCCCTCGGGACACTTTACAGGCGATCGCCTAACCCAACTGCACCTAATCAGTTATCATTTTGCGATCGCCCTCCAACGCACCCACCTCACCCGCACCCTCCAAAAGACTCAGACTGAACTGAAACTCATGCAGGAGCGAGTCATTGCCCAGGAAAAACTCGCCTCCCTCGGTGCCCTCACCGCAGGCATTGCCCACGAAGTTAAAAACCCCCTCAACTTCGTCAACAACTTCGCCGAACTCTCCGTAGACCTCACCCAAGAACTCCTAGAAGAACTCGAAACCTTTCAAGATAAAATCGACAGCGAAACCTGGGACTACCTTGAAGAAATCCTCAGCGACCTGCAACAAAACGTCCAAAAAATTAACCATCACGGCAAACGCGCCGACAGCATCGTTAAAGGAATGTTGCAACAGTCCGGAGGCAAACCCGGAGAACGGAAACTCACCGACATTAACGCCCTGCTCCAAGAATACGTTAACCTCGCCTACCACGGAATGCGCGCCAACGATTCCACCTTTAACATCACCCTCAATGAACAATACGACCCCGAAGCACAACCGATCTTTGTTGTCCCCCATAACCTGAGTCGCGTTTTCCTGAACCTGCTCAATAACGCCTGTTACGCCGCCCACGAACAGAAAAAACGCCTCGGTGAAGACTTTTCCCCCATCCTCTGGGTCAAAACCCAAGCCTTCGACCAAGCCCTAGAAATTCGCATCCGGGACAATGGGATAGGCATCCCCCCCGAAATCCGCCAGCAAGTCTTTCAACCCTTCTTCACCACCAAACCCGTCGGCATTGGGACAGGATTAGGGTTAGCCATTAGCTATGATATTATCGTGGAAGAACACAAGGGAAGAATTGAGATCAACAGTGAAATAAACGAGTACACTGAATTTGTGATCACCCTGCCCACTCATTAG
- a CDS encoding FAD-dependent oxidoreductase: MTQLSNFTAPISRRTAIKIMGLGAVGAGIGYSRVTKPQPTVHQPDTLDLPAHLDREKTVCVVGGGLAGLACAYELSQRGFKVKLLEKSPNFGGKIASWRIQVGGDTFRMEHGFHGFFPQYYNLKSIVAELAIEENFKSLEFYSLVFRGGNYQPEVFRPSHSAFPWNIVDLAIASPNRFNWGINLTDWHHLQVFRAITGFQIPRTFDQYDHKTVAEWVAEGFPQGLYDLYFLPFAKSSLNAPDVLSAGELLQFFHFYFFGNPEGLAFNGTRDDMGTSLVEPIIAAIERNGGEMVSEANVSQIHCNGGKISQLTYQKGSSFYGDVPFWVAKNPQLSDEKTVYYGAGDRVFRAQTPETALSLTCTHQGCTVQPQADGGFRCPCHGARYDQEGRVIQGPAQRDLARFRIAETTEEGAQLIAQNPPTPEEQEMVEADYYVIAADVPGTRHLVGLMTGEVDEQFRQAVQNLAVSDPFAVGRFWLDRDFPWEHSNFASLSGYALTDSITLYHRIQRQFMEWSERTGCSVVELHAYCYKEQEFPTQEALLTTFEQELREIVPELKEAKILHKELVNQKNFSGYPPESYATRPETITPISNLVLAGDWIKMPFPCGLMERAVSSGLLAANGILHQEGLKRRSLLSVNPSGMFRI; the protein is encoded by the coding sequence ATGACTCAACTATCTAATTTTACCGCCCCAATCTCACGACGCACTGCAATAAAAATTATGGGACTGGGGGCTGTTGGTGCAGGGATTGGCTATTCTCGTGTGACGAAACCGCAACCTACAGTTCATCAACCGGACACTCTGGATTTACCCGCACACTTGGACCGGGAGAAAACGGTGTGCGTGGTGGGAGGGGGTTTAGCGGGGTTGGCCTGTGCCTATGAACTCAGCCAACGAGGGTTTAAGGTGAAATTACTGGAAAAATCGCCCAATTTTGGGGGAAAGATTGCCAGTTGGAGGATTCAAGTGGGAGGGGATACCTTCCGCATGGAACACGGCTTTCACGGCTTTTTCCCCCAATACTACAATCTCAAGAGTATTGTGGCGGAGTTGGCGATTGAGGAGAATTTTAAATCGTTAGAGTTTTATTCGTTGGTCTTTCGGGGGGGGAATTATCAACCGGAGGTGTTTCGCCCCAGTCACTCGGCCTTTCCTTGGAATATTGTAGATTTAGCGATCGCCTCTCCCAATCGGTTCAACTGGGGAATTAACCTAACCGACTGGCACCATTTACAGGTTTTCCGCGCTATTACAGGCTTTCAAATCCCCCGCACCTTTGACCAATACGATCATAAAACCGTGGCGGAATGGGTAGCGGAAGGCTTCCCTCAAGGGTTATATGATCTCTATTTCCTCCCCTTTGCCAAGTCCAGTTTAAACGCCCCCGATGTGTTGAGTGCGGGGGAATTATTGCAGTTTTTCCACTTCTATTTCTTCGGCAATCCCGAAGGATTAGCCTTTAACGGCACAAGGGATGATATGGGAACCAGCTTAGTAGAACCGATTATTGCCGCCATTGAACGCAATGGGGGGGAAATGGTGTCGGAGGCCAATGTGTCCCAAATTCACTGTAATGGGGGCAAAATTAGCCAACTGACCTATCAAAAGGGGTCATCATTCTATGGGGATGTTCCCTTTTGGGTGGCGAAAAACCCCCAATTGAGTGACGAGAAAACGGTCTATTATGGAGCAGGCGATCGCGTTTTTCGCGCCCAAACCCCAGAAACTGCCCTCTCCCTGACTTGTACCCATCAAGGTTGTACAGTACAACCCCAAGCCGATGGCGGTTTTCGTTGTCCCTGTCATGGGGCGCGCTATGATCAGGAGGGACGAGTCATCCAAGGCCCCGCCCAGCGTGATTTAGCCCGTTTCCGCATTGCCGAGACGACGGAGGAAGGCGCTCAACTCATCGCCCAAAATCCCCCCACTCCAGAGGAACAGGAAATGGTAGAGGCGGATTATTATGTGATTGCGGCCGATGTTCCGGGGACTCGCCATTTAGTGGGGTTAATGACGGGGGAGGTGGATGAGCAATTTCGGCAAGCGGTGCAGAATTTAGCGGTGTCGGATCCCTTTGCTGTAGGGCGTTTTTGGTTAGATCGGGATTTCCCTTGGGAACATAGTAATTTTGCCTCTCTTTCGGGGTATGCCTTAACGGATAGTATTACCCTTTACCATCGCATTCAACGGCAGTTTATGGAGTGGTCCGAACGAACAGGCTGTAGTGTGGTGGAATTACACGCTTATTGTTATAAAGAGCAGGAATTCCCCACCCAAGAGGCTTTACTGACAACCTTTGAACAGGAATTGCGGGAAATTGTGCCGGAGTTAAAAGAGGCGAAAATCCTGCACAAGGAGTTAGTGAATCAGAAAAACTTTTCCGGTTATCCCCCGGAAAGTTATGCCACTCGTCCTGAAACCATCACCCCTATTTCTAACTTGGTGTTGGCGGGGGATTGGATCAAAATGCCCTTTCCCTGTGGCTTAATGGAACGGGCGGTAAGTAGTGGACTGTTGGCCGCTAACGGGATTTTACATCAGGAGGGGTTAAAACGGCGATCGCTCCTCTCGGTCAATCCCAGTGGAATGTTTCGGATTTAG